One part of the Actinotignum schaalii genome encodes these proteins:
- a CDS encoding GNAT family N-acetyltransferase, which yields MKRSIWPHRAASSLRRLTGADKSRALEFLARDPINSVLARVNVERMGVGTSSALAVMHRRDIEALAWDGGNIIPLGFSAAGLRELGDDILSRHRVACSILGPADQVLGLWEHLERSWSPAREVRARQYSLSLTHASPVVPDPQVRPAEPWEFGAVFPAAVAMFTEEVGYDPTVYGPTYARRVRELIRAGRTFVRMGIDPATGAPRVEFKADIGALAGGVAQIQGVWTAPDLRGHGIATRAMASVVDQVRARHAPTVSLYVNDYNAAAVRLYQHVGFSRAGEWATVLL from the coding sequence ATGAAACGCTCCATTTGGCCGCATCGAGCCGCATCCTCGCTGCGCCGTCTCACGGGCGCGGATAAATCCCGCGCCCTGGAATTTTTAGCCCGCGACCCAATCAATTCCGTGCTCGCCCGCGTCAATGTAGAACGCATGGGCGTGGGAACCTCCTCGGCGCTGGCGGTGATGCACCGCCGCGATATTGAAGCCCTCGCCTGGGACGGCGGGAATATTATTCCCCTCGGCTTTTCCGCGGCCGGGCTGCGCGAACTAGGCGACGATATTCTGTCCCGGCATCGGGTAGCCTGCTCCATCCTCGGACCGGCTGATCAGGTTCTTGGGCTGTGGGAGCACCTGGAGCGCTCCTGGAGCCCTGCCCGCGAGGTTCGCGCGCGCCAATATTCTCTCTCCCTGACCCACGCCTCTCCGGTGGTGCCCGATCCGCAGGTGCGCCCGGCCGAACCCTGGGAATTTGGCGCTGTTTTCCCGGCGGCAGTAGCTATGTTCACCGAGGAAGTCGGATACGACCCCACCGTGTACGGGCCCACCTACGCGCGCCGGGTTCGCGAGCTCATCCGCGCCGGCCGCACCTTCGTGCGCATGGGCATCGACCCCGCCACCGGCGCCCCGCGGGTGGAATTCAAGGCGGATATCGGTGCGCTGGCCGGGGGAGTGGCGCAGATCCAAGGAGTATGGACCGCTCCTGACCTGCGCGGGCACGGGATCGCAACCCGAGCGATGGCGAGCGTCGTCGATCAGGTGCGCGCCCGCCATGCGCCCACCGTCTCCCTCTACGTCAATGACTACAATGCCGCCGCGGTGCGGCTCTACCAGCATGTCGGCTTCAGCCGCGCGGGGGAGTGGGCGACGGTCCTTCTCTAG
- a CDS encoding proline--tRNA ligase, producing the protein MSSLFVRTLREDPADAEVASHKLLVRGGYVRRVAPGIYTWLPLGLRVLRKVEQVVREEMDASGAQEVLFPALLPREPYEATNRWSEYGPTLFKLADRKGNDMLLAPTHEEMFTLLVKDLYSSYKDLPLTLYQIQTKYRDEARPRAGVIRGREFVMKDAYSFDMDEAGLDASYNTMRAAYQRIFERLGLPYAIVSAMSGAMGGSRSEEFLFPTAIGEDTFVRSAGGYAANTEAVTTPPLPEQDFSGVPAPELVDTPGAKTIADLVEMANRVHPRSDRPWNAADTLKSVIVTLTHPDGEKEVVVIALPGDREVDMKRVEASLAPAEVELASPEDMEKYPGIVPGYTGPGAVGPQARGGAVADGADDGAATGDGATVPVARLLLDPHVARGSRWIAGGNAVDKHVFNLVYGRDFEADGAIEAAEVRAGDEAPDGSGPLDIARGIEIGHIFQLGRKYAEALGLTVLDENGKTRVVTMGSYGVGVSRVLAAIAEQYHDEKGLVWPVGVAPAQVHILATGKDDAVFSAAEDLATQLTAAGIEVLFDDRRKVSAGVKFADYELLGMPYAVVVGRGLANGTVEVRTRATGESEDVAVADAAARVQEILAAAQAGE; encoded by the coding sequence ATGTCTAGTCTTTTTGTGCGCACCTTGCGCGAAGACCCGGCCGACGCCGAGGTCGCCAGTCATAAGCTCCTAGTCCGTGGCGGGTACGTGCGGCGTGTGGCTCCCGGTATTTACACCTGGCTGCCGCTGGGCCTGCGGGTGCTGCGGAAAGTGGAACAGGTTGTCCGCGAAGAAATGGATGCATCCGGGGCTCAGGAAGTACTTTTCCCGGCGCTCCTCCCGCGCGAACCCTACGAGGCCACCAACCGCTGGAGCGAATACGGCCCCACTCTTTTCAAGCTGGCGGACCGCAAAGGCAACGACATGTTGCTCGCTCCCACGCACGAGGAAATGTTCACGCTCCTCGTCAAGGATCTTTATTCTTCCTACAAGGATCTACCCCTCACGCTCTACCAGATCCAAACGAAGTACCGTGATGAGGCCCGTCCGCGCGCCGGTGTGATTCGCGGGCGCGAATTCGTTATGAAGGATGCTTATTCCTTTGATATGGACGAGGCGGGGCTGGACGCTTCCTACAATACGATGCGTGCGGCTTACCAGCGTATTTTTGAGCGCCTGGGCCTGCCTTACGCGATTGTCTCCGCCATGTCCGGGGCAATGGGTGGCTCGCGTTCGGAAGAGTTCCTTTTCCCCACCGCTATTGGGGAGGATACTTTTGTCCGGTCCGCCGGTGGTTACGCCGCGAATACCGAAGCTGTTACGACGCCGCCACTCCCCGAGCAGGACTTCTCCGGCGTTCCGGCACCCGAGCTGGTGGACACCCCCGGGGCAAAAACCATCGCTGACCTAGTTGAGATGGCAAACCGGGTACATCCCCGCTCGGATCGCCCCTGGAACGCGGCCGATACCCTCAAGTCGGTTATCGTGACCCTCACCCATCCCGATGGGGAGAAGGAAGTGGTGGTTATCGCCCTTCCCGGGGATCGCGAAGTCGATATGAAGCGTGTGGAAGCCAGCTTGGCTCCGGCCGAAGTGGAGCTTGCTTCGCCTGAGGATATGGAGAAGTACCCGGGAATCGTGCCGGGTTATACCGGCCCCGGTGCGGTTGGCCCGCAAGCCCGCGGCGGCGCCGTTGCCGACGGTGCCGATGACGGTGCAGCTACCGGCGACGGCGCAACGGTGCCGGTGGCGCGCCTCCTCCTTGACCCCCACGTGGCCCGTGGCTCGCGCTGGATCGCGGGTGGAAACGCGGTGGATAAGCATGTATTCAACCTGGTGTACGGGCGTGATTTCGAGGCCGATGGCGCCATCGAAGCCGCGGAAGTGCGCGCCGGCGACGAGGCCCCGGACGGCTCGGGCCCGCTCGATATCGCACGCGGTATTGAAATTGGCCATATTTTCCAGCTGGGGCGCAAATACGCCGAAGCTCTCGGTCTGACGGTGCTCGACGAAAACGGTAAAACCCGCGTGGTCACCATGGGTTCCTACGGTGTGGGTGTTTCCCGCGTCCTCGCCGCTATCGCCGAGCAGTACCACGATGAGAAGGGCCTGGTCTGGCCGGTGGGCGTCGCGCCCGCGCAGGTACATATCCTGGCCACCGGTAAGGACGACGCCGTCTTCTCCGCCGCGGAGGACTTAGCCACGCAGCTGACCGCCGCGGGTATCGAAGTCCTCTTTGATGATCGCCGTAAAGTGAGCGCCGGGGTGAAATTCGCTGATTACGAGCTCCTCGGTATGCCCTATGCAGTGGTGGTTGGGCGGGGCCTGGCCAACGGGACTGTGGAAGTACGCACCCGCGCCACTGGGGAATCCGAAGATGTGGCGGTGGCGGATGCTGCCGCTCGGGTACAGGAGATTCTGGCTGCTGCCCAAGCGGGCGAGTAA
- a CDS encoding ribosome maturation factor RimP, which produces MSHSKSSRPPARRDRRSTGPRKSSQAQRTGEIIAAIEPLVSQCGLYLEGVTVGRAGGRAVVQVTVDLPSGPGGVGSDQLTDVSRLISARLDDVDLVQGAYNLEVSTPGTTRPLVEPRHFSRAVGRLLRLTPSGEDEIVTRLRAVEGDTLVLASDNGGAERRLPIGRVERARVDIEFHRDGEEE; this is translated from the coding sequence ATGAGTCATTCCAAGAGTTCGCGTCCTCCCGCGCGGCGGGACCGCCGCTCTACCGGGCCCCGGAAATCCAGTCAGGCACAGCGGACCGGTGAAATCATCGCCGCGATTGAACCTCTTGTCTCGCAATGCGGACTCTACCTGGAAGGCGTGACGGTGGGCCGTGCCGGCGGGCGCGCCGTCGTACAGGTCACCGTCGATCTTCCCAGCGGTCCCGGCGGTGTTGGCTCGGATCAGCTCACCGACGTTTCGCGTCTTATTTCCGCGCGGTTGGACGATGTCGACCTTGTCCAGGGCGCCTATAACCTTGAAGTGTCCACCCCCGGTACCACCCGGCCACTCGTGGAGCCGCGCCACTTTTCTCGCGCCGTGGGGCGCCTGCTGCGTTTGACGCCTTCCGGTGAAGATGAGATCGTGACTCGGCTGCGTGCCGTTGAGGGCGATACCCTCGTTCTCGCATCAGATAACGGGGGAGCGGAACGGCGCTTACCAATTGGCCGGGTGGAACGGGCCCGCGTTGATATTGAATTCCATCGCGACGGCGAGGAAGAGTAG
- the nusA gene encoding transcription termination factor NusA, with protein MQIHMNELRALESELGLSSDVLVEAIEDALLHAYARVPGAIRGARVDMDRRTGKIVVWAPEIDEEGNVVGEFDDTPHDFGRIATATAKSVIAQRLKEAEANRVLGSFKNKQGDIISGVVQGRAGRDSFSRDLLVEVGDHEAILRAEEQVPTEHLNRGDRIRALVLDVVVTSRGASIRLSRTHPDFVRRLFELEVPEIASGTVELVALAREAGHRSKLAVYAEDPEVNAKGACIGHNGQRVRAVTTELGGEKIDIVDYNDDPAVFIAASLSPAKVTRVDILSAEKRQARAIVPDGQASLAIGKEAQNVRLAAKLTGWSIDIRKESDVQEASGGDVADSAAPSASPATPAVEASAAEHGEDHAPHPLDDVR; from the coding sequence ATTCAAATTCACATGAACGAGCTGCGGGCCCTGGAAAGTGAACTTGGCCTGAGCTCCGATGTACTCGTCGAAGCAATTGAAGATGCCTTGTTGCACGCTTACGCGCGGGTGCCCGGCGCGATTCGCGGGGCTCGGGTCGATATGGATCGGCGCACCGGCAAAATCGTGGTGTGGGCCCCAGAAATTGACGAAGAAGGCAATGTCGTTGGCGAATTCGATGACACGCCGCACGATTTTGGGCGCATCGCAACGGCGACGGCGAAATCCGTGATCGCCCAGCGTCTCAAGGAAGCCGAAGCGAATCGCGTGCTCGGCTCCTTCAAAAATAAGCAGGGTGACATTATTTCCGGCGTGGTGCAAGGCCGGGCCGGGCGCGATAGCTTCTCCCGCGATCTCCTCGTGGAGGTAGGGGATCACGAAGCTATTTTGCGTGCGGAAGAACAGGTTCCCACCGAGCACCTCAACCGTGGGGATCGCATCCGCGCCCTTGTTTTGGATGTGGTAGTCACCAGCCGCGGGGCCTCCATTCGGCTTTCGCGTACCCACCCGGATTTTGTGCGCCGTCTCTTCGAACTCGAAGTGCCTGAAATCGCTAGCGGCACCGTCGAACTTGTAGCGCTTGCGCGCGAGGCGGGGCATCGCTCCAAGCTCGCCGTGTACGCCGAGGATCCGGAGGTCAACGCCAAAGGTGCGTGTATTGGCCATAACGGTCAGCGCGTGCGCGCGGTTACCACGGAGCTGGGCGGGGAGAAAATTGACATCGTTGATTACAACGATGACCCTGCGGTATTTATCGCCGCCTCGCTGTCACCCGCGAAGGTAACCCGGGTGGATATTCTTTCCGCGGAGAAGCGCCAGGCCCGCGCCATTGTTCCCGATGGGCAGGCGTCCCTCGCTATCGGTAAAGAAGCGCAGAATGTGCGCCTGGCCGCCAAGCTCACCGGGTGGTCTATCGATATTCGTAAAGAATCCGATGTGCAAGAAGCCTCCGGTGGCGACGTCGCAGATAGTGCCGCTCCCAGCGCCTCTCCCGCTACCCCCGCCGTTGAAGCAAGCGCCGCTGAACACGGGGAAGATCACGCGCCGCATCCGCTTGATGACGTGCGTTAG
- a CDS encoding YlxR family protein, whose amino-acid sequence MCVGCRQRAAREDLVRLALTDAGVVVDKEQRLPGRGAWVHPRPDCLARGMRTGQLAHAFRCAVVLPPHAVTEVISSLA is encoded by the coding sequence ATGTGCGTGGGCTGCCGTCAGCGTGCTGCCCGAGAGGATCTGGTGCGCTTAGCGCTCACCGATGCGGGAGTCGTTGTGGATAAGGAACAGCGGCTACCCGGCCGGGGAGCGTGGGTGCACCCCCGCCCTGACTGTTTAGCCAGGGGAATGCGGACGGGACAACTTGCGCATGCCTTTCGCTGCGCCGTCGTTCTTCCTCCGCATGCCGTAACAGAAGTAATCAGTTCGCTCGCGTGA
- the infB gene encoding translation initiation factor IF-2, which translates to MAKVRVHELAKELGVTSKKLLATLKENGEFVKSASSTIEAPVVRKAREYFEAHPELVESKGSGKPAPRKPVRKHPVAPDAVDMPAGSASIVDVTAQAKAAAKSDAAGTAGTGAPKPGPKPAPAKQHADSAAAPTPAAVAGSTGANAGTATGTAAPKPGAAAGAHGGAAPKPGKPGSQQATPKPAPKPGAPAPSGKSGEAGSAQGSGASHGGAKPQETGHAGRSNIPTPRGAVKSAKAARAEADQRTPRPGNNPYATSQGMPRPGGGRGPRPGNNPYATSQGMPRPGGGRKNTGTPRPGAHQGAHQNNHGGGQRSGGGRGHGGSRPSPAMMPNQMAGAPSSGRGGRGGGRGRGPAGGGQNRGGQGRPTGGFTRSGGRSRGGSTAGAFGRRGGGGGRKSKRTRREEYEAQSSPMLSGVQVPRGDGSTVVRLRQGASLADFAERIGASSAALITVLFRMGEMATMNQSLDEDTFKLLGAELGYEVEVLSAEDEDREILESFDINLEEEELLEDEENLKPRPPVVTVMGHVDHGKTKLLDAFRHSRVEGTESGGITQAIGAFQTDIEYEGETRAITFIDTPGHEAFTQMRARGADITDIAILVVAADDGVMPQTVEAINHAQSAGVKIIVAVNKIDVEGANPQKVRSQLTEYGLIAEEYGGDTMFLDVSAKQRIGIDDLLEAILYVADAELELKANPDRTARGVAIEAKLDQGRGSVITALVQTGTLRISDPIVVGIAHGRVRAMFDASGNPVKEAGPSMPVQVLGLDAVPSAGDAFLVADDERTARQIAEQRESAQRAASLARRRKRVSLENLGDVLKEGSVETLNLIIKGDSSGAVEALESSLLDIEVDDEVALQIIHRGVGAITQNDVNLATVDNAVIIGFNVRPAERVADMAEREGVEMKFYSVIYQAIEEVEAALKGMLKPVLEEVQLGSAEVRQLFRSGKAGTIAGSIVRTGAIKRGAKARLVRDGVVVQPELEIVSLRREKDDVTEVREGYECGITLGYRDIHEGDIIETFEMQEKARS; encoded by the coding sequence GTGGCAAAAGTCCGCGTCCATGAACTCGCCAAAGAACTGGGGGTGACCAGCAAGAAGCTGCTGGCTACGCTCAAGGAGAATGGCGAATTCGTCAAATCTGCCTCGTCCACCATTGAGGCACCTGTTGTGCGTAAAGCACGTGAATACTTTGAAGCGCACCCCGAATTGGTCGAATCCAAGGGGAGCGGCAAGCCGGCACCACGCAAGCCGGTTCGTAAGCATCCTGTGGCCCCCGATGCGGTGGATATGCCCGCCGGTTCGGCCTCGATTGTCGATGTGACGGCGCAGGCGAAGGCCGCCGCGAAATCCGATGCGGCCGGTACCGCTGGCACCGGTGCCCCCAAACCCGGCCCGAAGCCGGCCCCGGCCAAGCAGCATGCGGATAGCGCCGCGGCGCCCACCCCGGCCGCGGTGGCAGGCAGCACCGGGGCTAACGCCGGAACCGCCACTGGCACCGCTGCACCCAAGCCCGGTGCCGCAGCTGGCGCCCACGGCGGGGCAGCCCCGAAGCCCGGTAAGCCCGGCTCGCAGCAGGCCACGCCGAAACCGGCTCCTAAGCCCGGCGCTCCCGCACCGTCCGGTAAGTCCGGGGAGGCGGGTTCCGCCCAGGGCTCCGGTGCCTCGCACGGCGGCGCTAAGCCCCAGGAAACGGGGCACGCCGGCCGTTCCAATATTCCTACCCCGCGCGGCGCGGTGAAATCCGCCAAGGCCGCGCGCGCCGAAGCCGATCAGCGCACCCCGCGCCCCGGCAATAACCCCTACGCCACTTCGCAGGGCATGCCCCGTCCGGGTGGCGGGCGCGGTCCGCGGCCCGGAAATAATCCGTATGCCACCTCGCAGGGTATGCCCCGTCCGGGTGGCGGGCGCAAGAATACGGGTACTCCCCGCCCCGGTGCGCATCAAGGCGCGCATCAGAACAACCACGGCGGCGGGCAGCGCTCTGGTGGCGGGCGCGGGCACGGTGGTTCGCGTCCCTCGCCGGCGATGATGCCTAACCAGATGGCCGGTGCTCCGTCCTCCGGGCGGGGCGGTCGCGGCGGTGGCCGCGGGCGTGGTCCGGCAGGTGGCGGTCAGAATCGTGGCGGGCAAGGTCGGCCCACGGGCGGCTTCACCCGCAGTGGTGGGCGTTCGCGTGGCGGCTCCACCGCCGGTGCTTTCGGGCGCCGTGGAGGCGGCGGGGGTCGCAAATCCAAGCGGACTCGGCGCGAAGAATACGAAGCACAGTCCTCGCCGATGCTTTCCGGTGTCCAGGTTCCCCGCGGGGATGGCTCCACCGTGGTGCGCCTGCGCCAGGGTGCTTCGCTCGCGGACTTCGCCGAACGTATCGGTGCGTCCTCGGCGGCCCTCATCACCGTGCTCTTCCGCATGGGTGAAATGGCCACGATGAACCAGTCGCTGGACGAAGATACCTTCAAGCTGCTGGGCGCCGAGCTCGGCTACGAGGTTGAAGTTCTCTCCGCCGAAGATGAGGATCGTGAAATCCTGGAGAGCTTCGATATTAACCTCGAAGAAGAAGAGCTCCTGGAAGACGAAGAGAATCTCAAGCCGCGTCCCCCGGTTGTGACCGTTATGGGCCACGTGGACCACGGTAAAACCAAGCTTCTCGATGCGTTCCGCCATTCGCGGGTGGAAGGTACCGAATCGGGTGGTATTACCCAGGCCATTGGTGCGTTCCAGACCGATATCGAATACGAAGGCGAAACCCGGGCGATCACATTCATCGATACCCCCGGTCACGAAGCCTTCACCCAGATGCGTGCCCGCGGTGCGGATATTACCGACATCGCGATCCTCGTGGTCGCCGCAGACGACGGCGTGATGCCCCAGACGGTGGAAGCTATCAACCACGCGCAATCCGCGGGTGTGAAGATCATCGTCGCGGTCAACAAGATCGACGTGGAAGGTGCCAACCCGCAGAAGGTGCGCAGCCAGCTGACCGAATACGGCCTCATTGCCGAAGAATACGGCGGGGACACCATGTTCCTCGACGTGTCGGCCAAGCAGCGTATCGGCATCGACGATCTGCTCGAAGCCATTCTCTACGTGGCGGATGCCGAACTGGAACTCAAGGCCAATCCGGATCGCACCGCGCGCGGCGTTGCCATCGAAGCGAAGCTCGATCAGGGCCGCGGCTCGGTCATTACCGCCCTGGTGCAAACCGGTACGCTGCGGATCTCCGATCCCATCGTGGTGGGTATTGCCCACGGGCGCGTGCGCGCCATGTTCGACGCCAGCGGCAACCCGGTCAAGGAAGCCGGCCCCTCCATGCCAGTCCAGGTACTCGGTTTGGACGCGGTGCCCTCCGCCGGGGATGCCTTCCTGGTGGCGGACGACGAACGCACCGCACGCCAGATCGCCGAACAGCGCGAATCGGCCCAGCGGGCGGCTTCCCTGGCGCGGCGTCGCAAGCGCGTCTCGCTGGAGAACCTCGGGGATGTCCTCAAGGAAGGCAGCGTCGAAACGCTCAACCTTATTATCAAGGGCGATTCCTCCGGTGCCGTGGAAGCACTGGAATCCTCGCTCCTCGATATTGAGGTCGACGACGAAGTGGCGCTGCAGATCATCCACCGTGGCGTGGGCGCCATCACCCAGAACGACGTCAATCTCGCAACGGTTGATAATGCCGTCATTATCGGCTTCAACGTGCGCCCCGCCGAACGCGTGGCCGATATGGCCGAACGCGAAGGCGTGGAGATGAAGTTCTACTCGGTCATCTACCAGGCCATCGAGGAAGTGGAAGCGGCCCTCAAGGGCATGCTCAAGCCCGTCCTCGAGGAAGTTCAGCTGGGCAGCGCCGAAGTGCGTCAGCTCTTCCGCTCGGGCAAGGCCGGCACCATTGCTGGCTCCATTGTCCGCACCGGCGCGATCAAGCGCGGGGCGAAGGCCCGGTTGGTACGCGACGGCGTCGTGGTACAACCCGAGCTCGAAATTGTCTCGCTGCGCCGCGAAAAGGACGATGTTACCGAAGTGCGCGAAGGCTACGAATGCGGCATTACGCTTGGCTACCGCGATATTCACGAAGGCGACATTATTGAAACCTTCGAGATGCAGGAGAAGGCCCGTAGCTAA
- the rbfA gene encoding 30S ribosome-binding factor RbfA, with translation MANPRAERVAKRIQQIVAQTINTRMKDPRLNMVTITDTRVTGDLQHATVFFTAIGHEHQVKDAARGLEAAKGALRSEVGRQLGLRLTPTLEFVADELPEGARTFEDVLAAALHRDAELARNAEGKEYAGEADPYRKPREVTEDDGAAAPSGTAAPSGPVAPSVPEAPLAPEASHETDAPESLA, from the coding sequence ATGGCTAATCCCCGTGCGGAACGGGTGGCGAAACGTATCCAGCAGATCGTGGCGCAAACCATTAACACCCGTATGAAAGACCCGCGGCTGAATATGGTGACCATCACCGATACCCGCGTGACCGGCGACCTCCAGCACGCCACCGTATTCTTCACCGCCATCGGGCACGAACACCAGGTGAAGGATGCCGCCCGCGGACTGGAAGCAGCCAAGGGTGCGTTGCGCTCGGAGGTGGGGCGCCAGCTCGGGTTGCGGCTTACCCCGACCCTGGAATTCGTGGCGGACGAACTACCCGAAGGAGCCCGCACTTTTGAGGATGTGCTGGCCGCTGCCCTGCACCGTGACGCCGAATTGGCGCGCAACGCGGAGGGGAAGGAATACGCGGGGGAGGCTGATCCCTACCGCAAGCCCCGTGAGGTAACGGAGGACGACGGCGCCGCCGCACCGTCAGGTACCGCCGCACCATCGGGCCCCGTCGCGCCGTCTGTTCCTGAAGCGCCGTTAGCCCCTGAGGCATCTCATGAAACCGATGCGCCAGAATCCCTGGCCTGA
- the truB gene encoding tRNA pseudouridine(55) synthase TruB — MKPMRQNPWPDLPRAQHPAPSGVLVIDKPAGVTSHDVVAALRRLCGTRKVGHAGTLDPMATGVLVVGIGAGTRLLTYLSGSDKDYRATFTLGIGSDTEDCTGTVTSAPGFSGTTAQLDAALSSLQGDISQVPSAYSAKKIAGQRAYDLVRAGQQVVLEAVPIHIARLERSGELRWRQVPVGGVALGGSALTDGTAALGGSALADGAAQFDGAEPVEAQEAAVPVADVDVGVSCSSGTYVRAIARDTGIALGSAALMSALRRTRVGGFRQEEAVSIAELAQLVRGGAQPPVIPLAQVAARALPTVQIAAAEAESARHGQFLEARGKTVAPAAGTVSGDAHVAGTAQTDSRATGTVPGQAPAAGNEAGTVALLHGDELVAVARRHGDSFRPATVFPPGA, encoded by the coding sequence ATGAAACCGATGCGCCAGAATCCCTGGCCTGATCTGCCCCGCGCGCAGCATCCAGCGCCGAGCGGCGTCCTGGTTATTGATAAACCTGCCGGGGTGACCTCGCACGACGTCGTTGCCGCGCTGCGCCGTCTATGTGGCACTCGCAAAGTGGGGCACGCCGGCACTCTCGACCCGATGGCCACCGGGGTGCTCGTGGTGGGTATCGGCGCCGGTACTCGGCTCCTCACCTACCTGAGCGGGTCCGATAAAGATTACCGGGCCACGTTCACGCTCGGCATCGGCTCCGATACGGAGGATTGCACCGGTACCGTCACGTCCGCCCCAGGTTTTTCCGGTACGACGGCGCAGCTCGACGCTGCCCTCTCATCCCTCCAAGGTGATATCTCGCAGGTGCCCTCGGCGTATTCGGCCAAGAAAATCGCCGGGCAGCGTGCCTACGACCTGGTCCGGGCCGGGCAGCAGGTGGTGCTCGAAGCGGTGCCAATCCATATTGCCCGCCTGGAACGGAGTGGGGAACTCCGCTGGCGCCAGGTGCCGGTCGGCGGCGTGGCGCTGGGTGGCTCAGCTTTGACGGATGGCACGGCGGCGCTGGGTGGCTCGGCTCTAGCGGATGGCGCGGCGCAATTCGATGGGGCGGAGCCGGTAGAGGCTCAAGAAGCGGCTGTGCCGGTTGCGGATGTTGATGTGGGGGTGAGCTGCTCCTCGGGTACCTACGTGCGTGCCATTGCCCGTGATACCGGGATAGCGTTGGGAAGCGCAGCCCTCATGAGCGCGCTGCGGCGTACCCGCGTGGGTGGCTTCCGGCAAGAAGAAGCGGTGAGCATAGCGGAACTGGCGCAACTGGTGCGGGGTGGGGCACAGCCCCCCGTTATCCCACTGGCGCAGGTGGCGGCCCGTGCACTCCCGACGGTGCAGATTGCGGCAGCTGAAGCCGAATCCGCGCGCCACGGCCAGTTTCTTGAGGCACGGGGGAAAACAGTGGCCCCCGCTGCAGGAACGGTCTCGGGAGATGCACACGTCGCCGGAACGGCGCAGACAGATTCACGTGCTACGGGAACGGTACCGGGACAAGCACCAGCCGCGGGAAACGAAGCTGGCACCGTCGCCCTGCTGCACGGCGATGAGCTTGTTGCGGTGGCACGCCGGCACGGGGATTCGTTCCGGCCCGCTACCGTATTCCCGCCCGGCGCATAA
- a CDS encoding DUF4862 family protein: MTLPFVVGAYASLPEPALQPDYYRLLAEQEWVSGIEIPFPGVLAGEPKAIADVIAPHWTLNTITAIPGTMQNVGKNPAFGLASPDEEGRAAALAFTREIRDAIASLAQLSGRPVTTKVQLHSAPTKQADGAAFRASLAELSEWDWSGAVPVIEHCDRYIEGQAPEKGFLPLEEEIALCQELGLGIHINWGRSALEERSADTAFAHIEACAQAGVLAGLMFSGAGPAETQYGYSWIDGHLPSRADEPTSIMTAEEITRCATAAREGGAQYLGAKICVPANASLPERVAMLEHIHRAAVAN; the protein is encoded by the coding sequence ATGACACTCCCCTTCGTTGTTGGGGCTTATGCATCGCTCCCCGAACCCGCGTTGCAACCTGACTACTATCGCCTGCTGGCGGAGCAGGAATGGGTCTCCGGAATCGAGATTCCTTTCCCCGGAGTCCTCGCCGGCGAGCCCAAGGCCATCGCGGACGTCATCGCCCCGCATTGGACGCTTAACACAATTACCGCGATTCCTGGCACCATGCAGAATGTCGGCAAGAACCCGGCTTTCGGACTGGCTTCCCCCGATGAGGAGGGCCGCGCGGCCGCTCTCGCTTTCACACGCGAGATTCGCGACGCCATTGCCTCCCTCGCTCAGCTCAGCGGCCGCCCCGTCACCACGAAGGTGCAGCTCCATTCGGCCCCCACCAAGCAGGCCGACGGCGCAGCTTTCCGCGCCTCCCTCGCCGAGCTATCGGAGTGGGATTGGTCCGGGGCAGTTCCCGTGATTGAGCATTGTGACCGCTATATCGAAGGTCAGGCTCCGGAAAAGGGCTTCCTTCCTCTCGAGGAAGAAATCGCCCTCTGCCAGGAGCTGGGTCTTGGTATTCATATTAACTGGGGCCGCTCCGCACTTGAGGAGCGCAGCGCTGATACTGCTTTCGCGCATATCGAGGCATGCGCGCAGGCGGGTGTGCTCGCCGGTCTCATGTTCTCCGGGGCGGGCCCGGCAGAAACCCAGTACGGCTACTCCTGGATTGATGGGCATCTCCCCTCGCGGGCCGATGAACCGACGTCGATTATGACGGCGGAAGAAATCACCCGCTGTGCCACGGCCGCTCGCGAGGGCGGGGCGCAATATCTGGGCGCCAAGATCTGCGTGCCGGCCAATGCTTCCTTGCCCGAGCGCGTGGCCATGCTCGAGCATATCCACCGTGCCGCGGTAGCGAACTAA